TGAATCCGCTCGAAGAGGAACTCGAGCCATATATCGAGGACGAGCGGGCGCTCGATCGGCTCACGACGGAGTTCGGGATGTGGCCGATCCCCGACAAGTGGGACGCCGCGTACGCCATCGCCGAGGGCAACGAGGGCCTGTTCACACAGGGCCGCGCGGAGTACCCCGAGGACGTCTGGGAGGCCTGCGAGAAGTTCGGTATCGACACGCCGATCGTCAACGCCGCGCTCAATATGCTACCCCAGCAGCACCACCCGGTGCTGAAGAACGCGGTGCTGAAGGCCGGAAACTCCTATATGCTCGATAACTTCGTCGACGAGGGCATCCCGACCGCGCTCTCGATCGCGAAGTGGGACGTCGACCACGCGCTCGCGGAACTGGACCGCTGGGGCGAGGAGGACGACGTCGTCGCGGTGTACAGTTGGTTCGACCCGCGGAAGCCCTGGGGCGTCGAGAAGTTCGATCCCGTCTTCGAGAAGCTCGAATCCCTCGGGCTGCCGCTCTTGCTCCACGGCTCGCTCGCGTTCTGGCCGCAGCACTCCTACGTCGGCGACGAGATGTTGACCTGGACCGAGGTGTTGGGGCTCGACTGGCCCTTCCACGGGATGGTGAACACGGCCAATATGATTATGCGCGGCGTGTTCGATCGGTACCCCGATCTGAACGTGGTCTTCCAGGAGGCCGGCCACTGGTGGATTCCGTTTATGCGGTACCGGATGGACGAGTTCTACGAGATGCACCCCGAGGACATCCAGATCACGCCGCGGAAGTTCGACGCTGGCGAACACTACCTCGACCGCGCCCCAAGCGAATACCTCCGCGACAACATCTACGTCTGCACACAGCCGATGGCGCTCCCGCGCCGGGCGGGCGAGGCCGAGAGTATGCTGGATCTCAGTATGGCCCGGGACACCTTCCTCTACTCGTCGGACTGGCCGCATCAGACGCTCGATCCCCCGACGTGGTTCTTCACGAGCCGGGCGTTCCGCGAGGACGAGGAGCTCCGCGACAACGTCCTCCACCAGAACGCGAAAGACATCCTGAGGTTCTGAGTATGTCCGAATCGACGAATCCGACCACGACCATCGACGGCGACGAGTACACGAAAGTGGCCGAGACCGACGACATCGACGTCGGTCGCGGCATCGCGGTGGACGTAGACGGTATCGAGGTCGCCGTGTTCAACGTCGACGGCGACTTCTACGCGATCAGCAACCGCTGTTCCCACCAGCACGCGCCGATGTGCAAGGCCGGCGAGCGGAAGATCAACGCCGATCACACCTGGACCGAATCCCGCGGCGGCGTCAACGCCGAAGACTGCACCGTCTCGTGCCCGTGGCACCTCTGGGAGTGGGACCTCGAAACCGGCGAGAACGAGGCCTCGGGCCAGCGCATCGCCACGTTCGACGTGACCGTACGCGACGGGGAAGTCTGGGTCCGAGTGTGATCCGGCCCCGAACAACGATCCAACACCAACGAGACACCAATGAGTGACCTGCAACGAATCGAACACGCGAAGCTGGCGGTGACCGACCTGGAAGACGCACGGCGATTCTACACCGACGCGATGGGACTCGTCGAACGCGGCGAAACGGACGGAACCGTCTATTTCGGCCGTGGGTACGACAGCAACTTCGACCTGGCCGTCACCGAAGGCGGGACCGGGATCGAGCACTTCGCCGTCCGCGCTATCGACTCGGCGGCCGTCGACGGCTACGAGGAGCGACTCCGTGATCGGGGCGTCGACACGGCCCGAGTCGACGGCGCCGAACCGGGACAGCGGGCCGGGATCCGATTCGAGCTGCCCGGCGGGGTCCCGATGGAGATCGTCGCCGTCGAGGACGAGGCGTACCCGCACTCGAACGTCTCGGCGACGGATCGCGCGGGACACGCGCCCTCCGCGGTCGACCACATCCAGTTCTTCACGCCCGATCTCGACGCGGATCTGGCGTTCCTCCGGGACGCCGTGGGACTGCACGTCTCCGATCTGGTCGGTCCCCGGGACGACCCGGAGAATGCCTTCCTCCGGTGTAACACGCTGCATCACGACATCGCACTGAAGCACAAGCCGGAACTGTCCGAGACCAGTCTCCATCACTTCGCGTGGGGATACGACAGCATCGAACATATGAAGCTCTTCCTCGATACGGTGGTCGGACGCGGCGCGGACTTCGAGCGCGGCATCGGCCGCCACTTCGCCGGGGACAACCTCTACGCGTACTTCTGGGAACCGGGCGGGAACCGATTCGAGATGTGTGCGGAGATGGCCGAGGTGAAGACGACGGAGCCGAACCACGTCGTCGATTACGAGACTGCGACGACCGCGTGGGGGCCGGGCGCTCCCGAGTCATTCGACGAGGGGTCGGGATTGGCGAGCGAAGACTGATACCCCTCACCCGCCGGCGCCACCTTCGTCCGACGAGGAACGCAGAAAACCCAAACAATAATAATGATGGAGTTGACAACCCTACGAGAAGGTATGACAAGCGAGGAGTACGGCGTCGACCGTCGCACAGTGCTAAAAATCGGGGCTACGTCCGGACTGGCGGGTCTCGCGGGGTGTACCACCGGTTCCTCCGGTTCCGACGAGGGCGGTTCGGACGGATCGGGAGCCACGACCGGCACCACGATGAGTTCCCAAGGCGGGTCGAGCGAACCGATCACGATCGGGACGACGCTCCCGGAGAGCGGGTCGTACTCGTCGATGGCCAAACACATCCGCGCCGGCTACGAGATGGGCGTCCAGTACGTCAACGACAACGGCGGCATCGACGGCCGGCCGCTCGAACTGATCATCAAGGACGACGAGAGCGAGGCCCAGAAGACCCGCTCGGGGCTCAACGAGATCGTCTCCAACAACGACGTAGCGATGCTGTGGGGGAGCTTCTCCAGCCTCCTCGTCACCGCCGGCAGCGCGTTCGCCGAATCCCAGGAACTTCCGTTCATCGGCACCACCTTCGCCTACCAGGAGCCCCACCAGGAGAAGAACTACAAGTGGACGTTCGCGCCGTTCCCCAAGAGCCGGGACCAGGTCCGCACCACGAAGAGCTGGTTCGACGCCCTCGACGACGGCCCCGAGCGCATCGCCATCTGGGAGCTCAACTCCGGGTGGGGCGAGGAGCTGGCCAATCTGTGGGAGCAGTCGTTCAAGGGGACGGACTACGAGGTCGTGCTCCGCCAGAAGTACCAAATCGGGAACAGCGACTTCACGACGCTCATCTCGCAAACTCAGGACGCGGACGCCGACGCCATCCTCTCGAATCCGGTCCCGCCGGACGGCATCACCGCGGCCAAGCAGATGAAACAACAGGGCTACACGCCGAACCTCGTGAACTTCATCCGCGCGACCGACCCGCGAGCGTGGACGACGGCGCTCGGGGGGACCGGCGACTACTTCGCCAGCACCGGCGTCGGGTGGCTCGCCGGACTCGATACCACCGGGACGGGCGCTCTCATCGAACGGTATCACGACCGTCAGGGCGTCTCGGGCGACGCCGTGCCGGTGAACTCTGTCGGCGCCGCGTTCACGGTCGTCCAGGTCGCGGCCAGCGCGCTCCGAACGGCCGGCTCGACGGACCCGTCGGCCGTCCGGGACGCACTCTTGAATCAGCAGTTCGATACGGTGATGGGGCAGTTCGGCTTCGACGACACCGGGATGCCGAAGGAGGGCGAGATGGTCCCTGCGGTCAGGCAGTGGCAAGACGGCAAACAGATGCTCGTCCATCCCGAGCCCAGCGGTGACTACGCGATGGAACCCGAGTATCCGATGCCGACTTTCGATAGCCGCTAGCCAAATATATCATATTTCAATATAATTTGAAATTCTGTAATATTAGTGGTCGTACTATGATTCAGGTAGAAATATGCAGATCTCGATGGATGAATCTGGCGTAGTAATGTGAAAATAACCCGGTATTGAACATAGTTTGTTTGGAAATACCTGTATTAGTAGTGAGTTCTTATATATTCTAATATAATACCGGTCGGATCACTGCTGCGGTCAGCAAACAAAAACTTCAGAATCCGTTCAAGACATCATACCTATGTGGTAATAATAACAAAATAAATTTTATCTGGTACTTATACAGAGATGGTTGCCGATCGACCGAACCGAAATGCGAATCCAGCCGCTGGGATTCCCACTATTGGCCCGGCAGCCGCGACGCGCTCTCAGCGTCGGACTTTCATCGGGCGCTCGGCGGTGATGAAGGAGTCGTCGCCGGCGGTGAAGGTGATCCCCCCGTAGTCGGGGCGGTCCACGTGCCAGTCGGGTAGTTCCGGGATGTCGTAGTCCGCCGGCGTCCCGTACGCGGCCGCGATCGCCCACTCTCTGGCTCGCATCCTCAGAACGCTCCAGTGACGATGTCCGCTACGGCCTGCCGATCGAACAGTTCCTCGTCGCCGGTCACGTCGCCGAACGTCTCGGGGTAGAGCTGTTTGGCGGCCCGCTCTGTCAGGAAGAGGTTGTGAATCGGGCCCTGATAGAGATACCCGCCGCGGTAGACCCGGCCGTTCTGGACGGCGCGCAGTTCGCTTCCGACCGGGTGATCCTCCATATACGCGAGGACGGTCTCGCGGAACTCCGTGGCGGACTTCCGTTCGTGGCCGCGCACGAGGATCACCTCGGGGTCGATCTCCAGGAGGTTCTCGTAGTCGAATTCGCCCCGGTTCGTCGTGCTGAGGTTCTCGATATCCGTGCCAGAGAGGGCGTCTGTCACGCCGAGGTCGCGCCACTGCTTCTTGCTGGTCCCGCGGTCGTTGAGGCGGTAGGGCGAGAACGTCTCCGGGGAGTTCGTCCCCTCGTAGGTCAGGAACACGTCCGGGCGCTCGTCGGCCGGGGGGAGCCGCTGCTGGATCGAAGCGATGAACTCGTCGTGCAGCGCCGCGAACGCCTCGTAGCGCTCCCGTTCTTGGAACAGCGTGGCCATCTTCTCGAAGGCCTCATAGAGCGTGTAGAACCGGTAGTCGTGCCAGTCGTCCGAGCGCCGGAAGATGAGGTTGCCGACGAACGGCCCGACGTTCTCGGCGATCTCGTCGACGTCGGACTGCTCCCAGTCGAACCAGTTTTTGAGCATCTCCGGGTCGTACAGGTGGACGTCGCTGTCGAGCGCGTAGAACTGCTCTTTGGTCCGCACCTCGGGGTGTTCCTCGATGCGGTCGCGGTCGACGCTCACGCCGGGGAGTTCGTCGTAGACGTAGGTGTAGTACCGATCCGCGCCGCCGATCCCCGTGATGCCGTCGGCCCGTCCGAGCGCGACCGCCATATCGGCGTAGTCGCCGCTGTAGGGGACCCACGTCTCGGGGACCGACTCGAACGTGACCTCGCCGACCGGCTCCATCGAGACCGAGTACGACCGGTCCTCGGCCGTCCGGGTCGCCGTCGTCGTCGATTCCGTCTCTGTTTCGGTACTGCTCTCGGTCGGCGTCGACTCGTCGCCGCCGGCGCAGCCGGCGAACAGTCCGCCGCCGAGGACCGCGCCGCCGTACTTGACGTACTCCCGCCGCGTCGGCCCGGCGAGGTCGTCCGTGTCTGGTGCCATACGATTTAGGCTCGCCTAAACAAATAAAGCGCTTTCGAAATTTAGGCGAACCTAAAATTGAAGCTCGCGCGACAGGAGTTACACCGACGTGTCGCCGGAGTTATTTCGACGCCCGCCGTCGGACGTCGGATATGGAGGACGCCCTCGCCGACTACCTCGATGAGTTCACGCGCCGCGACTGGCAGACGCTCGACCCCGACGACGTCGACGACCCCGTCCGGGTCGCGGTCGTCGGACTCGGATGGTTCGCCCGCGAGTGGGCGCTCCCGGGCATCGCGCGCTCGGCGTTCACCGAGGCGACCGTCGTCACCGACGTCGACGCGGACGCCGTCGAGACCGTCGCCGTCGAACACGACGTCCGCGGAGTCACGCCCGACGAACTCCGGTCCGGCGCCGTCGCCGACGAGTACGACGCGGTCTATGTCGCCACGCCGAACGCGACCCACCTGGTGTACGTGCGGGCCGCCGCCGAGCAGGGGAAGGCGATCCTCTGTGAGAAGCCACTGGAGGCGACGGTCGACCGCGCCCGGGAGCTCGTGGCCGCCTGCCGCGACGCCGACGTCCCGCTGATGGTCGGCTACCGGATGCAGACCGATCCCGCGGTGCGGCGGCTGCGGGACCTCCTAGAGGCGGGCTTCGCCGGCGACGTCGTCCACGTCCACGCGACGATGTCGCAGACGATGCTCGGCGAACTCGGCAGCGACCACGACCAGTGGCGGCTCGACCCCGATCTCTCGGGCGGCTGTGCGCTGATGGACATCGGCGTCTACCCGCTGAACACGACCCGGTTCGTCCTCGGTTCGGACCCGGTTCGGGTGTCGGGGCGGACCCGGACGGAACACGAGGCGTTCGCGGGCGTCGACGAACACGCGACGTTCAGATTAGAGTACCCCGGCGGCGTCGACGCGATGTGTACGGTGAGCCAGAACGCCCAGCACGCCAGCCGGCTCGAAGTCACCGGGACCGACGCCCGATTGATCCTCGATCCGGCGTTCTACGAGCGCGAGGACCGGGGCTTCGCGGTCGTTCGCGAGGGGACCCGCGTCGACGTCGACTTCGACCAGGTCCACCAGATCGAAGAGGAGTTCGCCTACTTCGGGCACCAGCTGCTGGCAGAGGAACCGTTCTACCCGGACGGCGACCACGCGCTGGGCGATATGCGCGTCCTCGACGCCCTCTACGAGTCGGCCGAGATGGGCCGAGCGGTCGCTCTCGGCGACGACGCGTAGGGCTCGGTGCCCCTCGCGCTACGGCTCGATGCCGTAGACGTCGCCCGTCCAGTCGCGTGCGGGGTGGTCGTACACCGGCTGGTCGCGGTCGCGCTCGTCGAGTCGCCTGCGGTCTTCGTCGTCGAGCGAC
This is a stretch of genomic DNA from Halobellus sp. MBLA0158. It encodes these proteins:
- a CDS encoding amidohydrolase family protein, with amino-acid sequence MGSSIQRLDSAAEVPEEAFETEVIDLDFHVNPLEEELEPYIEDERALDRLTTEFGMWPIPDKWDAAYAIAEGNEGLFTQGRAEYPEDVWEACEKFGIDTPIVNAALNMLPQQHHPVLKNAVLKAGNSYMLDNFVDEGIPTALSIAKWDVDHALAELDRWGEEDDVVAVYSWFDPRKPWGVEKFDPVFEKLESLGLPLLLHGSLAFWPQHSYVGDEMLTWTEVLGLDWPFHGMVNTANMIMRGVFDRYPDLNVVFQEAGHWWIPFMRYRMDEFYEMHPEDIQITPRKFDAGEHYLDRAPSEYLRDNIYVCTQPMALPRRAGEAESMLDLSMARDTFLYSSDWPHQTLDPPTWFFTSRAFREDEELRDNVLHQNAKDILRF
- a CDS encoding Rieske (2Fe-2S) protein; translated protein: MSESTNPTTTIDGDEYTKVAETDDIDVGRGIAVDVDGIEVAVFNVDGDFYAISNRCSHQHAPMCKAGERKINADHTWTESRGGVNAEDCTVSCPWHLWEWDLETGENEASGQRIATFDVTVRDGEVWVRV
- a CDS encoding VOC family protein, with amino-acid sequence MSDLQRIEHAKLAVTDLEDARRFYTDAMGLVERGETDGTVYFGRGYDSNFDLAVTEGGTGIEHFAVRAIDSAAVDGYEERLRDRGVDTARVDGAEPGQRAGIRFELPGGVPMEIVAVEDEAYPHSNVSATDRAGHAPSAVDHIQFFTPDLDADLAFLRDAVGLHVSDLVGPRDDPENAFLRCNTLHHDIALKHKPELSETSLHHFAWGYDSIEHMKLFLDTVVGRGADFERGIGRHFAGDNLYAYFWEPGGNRFEMCAEMAEVKTTEPNHVVDYETATTAWGPGAPESFDEGSGLASED
- a CDS encoding amino acid ABC transporter substrate-binding protein, which produces MSSQGGSSEPITIGTTLPESGSYSSMAKHIRAGYEMGVQYVNDNGGIDGRPLELIIKDDESEAQKTRSGLNEIVSNNDVAMLWGSFSSLLVTAGSAFAESQELPFIGTTFAYQEPHQEKNYKWTFAPFPKSRDQVRTTKSWFDALDDGPERIAIWELNSGWGEELANLWEQSFKGTDYEVVLRQKYQIGNSDFTTLISQTQDADADAILSNPVPPDGITAAKQMKQQGYTPNLVNFIRATDPRAWTTALGGTGDYFASTGVGWLAGLDTTGTGALIERYHDRQGVSGDAVPVNSVGAAFTVVQVAASALRTAGSTDPSAVRDALLNQQFDTVMGQFGFDDTGMPKEGEMVPAVRQWQDGKQMLVHPEPSGDYAMEPEYPMPTFDSR
- a CDS encoding ABC transporter substrate-binding protein: MAPDTDDLAGPTRREYVKYGGAVLGGGLFAGCAGGDESTPTESSTETETESTTTATRTAEDRSYSVSMEPVGEVTFESVPETWVPYSGDYADMAVALGRADGITGIGGADRYYTYVYDELPGVSVDRDRIEEHPEVRTKEQFYALDSDVHLYDPEMLKNWFDWEQSDVDEIAENVGPFVGNLIFRRSDDWHDYRFYTLYEAFEKMATLFQERERYEAFAALHDEFIASIQQRLPPADERPDVFLTYEGTNSPETFSPYRLNDRGTSKKQWRDLGVTDALSGTDIENLSTTNRGEFDYENLLEIDPEVILVRGHERKSATEFRETVLAYMEDHPVGSELRAVQNGRVYRGGYLYQGPIHNLFLTERAAKQLYPETFGDVTGDEELFDRQAVADIVTGAF
- the gfo6 gene encoding D-xylose 1-dehydrogenase Gfo6; the encoded protein is MEDALADYLDEFTRRDWQTLDPDDVDDPVRVAVVGLGWFAREWALPGIARSAFTEATVVTDVDADAVETVAVEHDVRGVTPDELRSGAVADEYDAVYVATPNATHLVYVRAAAEQGKAILCEKPLEATVDRARELVAACRDADVPLMVGYRMQTDPAVRRLRDLLEAGFAGDVVHVHATMSQTMLGELGSDHDQWRLDPDLSGGCALMDIGVYPLNTTRFVLGSDPVRVSGRTRTEHEAFAGVDEHATFRLEYPGGVDAMCTVSQNAQHASRLEVTGTDARLILDPAFYEREDRGFAVVREGTRVDVDFDQVHQIEEEFAYFGHQLLAEEPFYPDGDHALGDMRVLDALYESAEMGRAVALGDDA